One genomic segment of Alkalimarinus alittae includes these proteins:
- a CDS encoding IscS subfamily cysteine desulfurase — MSSPIYLDYAATTPVDVRVAEKMMNCLTMGGVFGNPASRSHIYGWQAESAVENARKQVASLINCDPREIVWTSGATESDNLAIKGVAEAYRDQGRHIITSSIEHKAVLDSCAYLETEGFDVTYLKPGVDGLIRPEHVKAALKKETVLVTLMHVNNEIGVITDIETIGEITKEAGVLFHVDAAQSAGKIGIDLQKVNVDFMSFSAHKLYGPKGVGALFVRRQPNVSLQSQIHGGGHERGMRSGTLPTHQIVGMGEAFRIAKESMADECKRISLLREKLWSGLKTLGGVSVNGDLECRVSSNLNVAFEGVDGESLMLALKDIAVSSGSACASASLDPSYVLKGIGVSDELAHASIRISLGRYTSEEDVDRALDVIGEKVQKLREISGTWKE; from the coding sequence ATGAGCTCGCCTATTTACCTCGATTACGCTGCTACAACCCCCGTTGATGTGCGCGTAGCAGAAAAAATGATGAACTGTTTAACGATGGGCGGGGTCTTTGGTAATCCGGCTTCTCGTTCTCATATTTATGGCTGGCAGGCGGAGTCGGCGGTTGAAAACGCCAGAAAACAAGTGGCTTCGTTGATTAATTGCGACCCTCGTGAGATTGTTTGGACTTCTGGCGCAACAGAGTCTGATAATTTGGCTATTAAAGGTGTTGCGGAGGCGTATAGAGATCAAGGTAGGCATATTATTACGTCGTCTATTGAACATAAAGCTGTGCTTGATAGCTGTGCTTATCTAGAAACTGAAGGCTTCGACGTCACCTACTTAAAACCAGGGGTGGACGGACTGATTAGGCCTGAGCACGTTAAGGCGGCACTTAAAAAAGAGACTGTTCTTGTCACGCTGATGCATGTTAATAACGAAATTGGCGTTATTACTGATATTGAAACGATAGGTGAGATCACTAAAGAGGCGGGGGTGTTGTTTCATGTGGATGCAGCCCAAAGTGCAGGAAAAATAGGCATTGATTTACAAAAGGTCAACGTTGATTTTATGTCTTTTTCTGCGCATAAGCTTTATGGCCCAAAAGGAGTTGGTGCTCTTTTTGTTAGGCGTCAACCCAATGTTAGCTTGCAGTCCCAGATACATGGTGGGGGGCATGAAAGGGGGATGCGTTCAGGTACTTTGCCTACCCATCAGATTGTGGGTATGGGGGAGGCGTTTCGCATTGCAAAAGAGAGTATGGCTGACGAATGCAAGCGAATCAGCTTGCTGCGAGAAAAGTTGTGGTCGGGACTAAAAACACTAGGAGGCGTTAGCGTGAATGGCGATCTAGAGTGTCGAGTATCGAGTAATCTCAATGTTGCATTTGAGGGGGTGGATGGAGAGTCTTTGATGTTGGCGTTAAAGGATATTGCGGTATCTTCAGGCTCTGCGTGCGCATCGGCTAGTCTTGACCCTTCGTATGTATTGAAAGGGATTGGTGTTAGTGATGAATTGGCTCATGCTTCAATCCGAATTTCACTAGGTCGATACACCTCTGAAGAAGATGTTGATCGGGCGTTAGACGTTATTGGTGAAAAGGTTCAAAAATTAAGAGAAATTTCAGGTACCTGGAAGGAATGA
- the cysE gene encoding serine O-acetyltransferase, whose protein sequence is MFNGIKEDIKSVFERDPAARNTFEVLTNYPGLHALLFHRLAHGLWNNGLLWLARIVSTFSRWLTGIEIHPGAQIGRRFFIDHGMGVVIGETTIIGDDVTLYQGVTLGGTSWNKGKRHPTLGNHVVVGAGAKVLGPFTVGDNAKIGSNAVVTKQVPEGATVVGIPGRIIVATPRDEDRRKKMAEKIGFDAYGVSEEMPDPVARSIRSILDHMHAVDEKMEVMCKTLQTLDSKYQKGDMPALNDEDFKGVRDEDQ, encoded by the coding sequence ATGTTTAATGGGATTAAAGAGGATATAAAAAGCGTATTTGAGCGAGATCCTGCTGCGCGTAATACATTTGAGGTACTGACTAATTATCCTGGGCTTCATGCGCTCTTATTTCATCGTTTAGCGCATGGCCTATGGAATAATGGGTTGTTATGGTTGGCTAGAATTGTATCAACGTTTAGTCGTTGGCTGACAGGGATTGAAATTCATCCTGGTGCGCAAATAGGTCGTCGATTTTTTATTGATCACGGCATGGGAGTTGTCATTGGTGAAACCACTATTATTGGTGATGATGTAACGCTATATCAAGGTGTTACCTTGGGTGGAACGTCATGGAATAAAGGAAAACGACATCCTACGTTAGGGAATCATGTGGTGGTGGGTGCAGGCGCTAAGGTGTTGGGCCCATTTACGGTGGGTGATAATGCTAAAATTGGCTCTAATGCTGTCGTGACGAAACAGGTACCAGAAGGTGCCACAGTAGTGGGTATTCCAGGGCGGATTATCGTTGCCACTCCGAGAGATGAAGACCGTCGCAAGAAGATGGCTGAGAAAATTGGCTTTGATGCTTATGGCGTGAGTGAAGAAATGCCTGATCCGGTTGCACGCTCTATACGAAGTATTTTAGATCATATGCATGCGGTTGATGAAAAAATGGAAGTTATGTGCAAAACGCTTCAGACTCTTGATTCTAAATATCAAAAAGGTGATATGCCCGCTTTAAATGATGAAGATTTTAAAGGTGTAAGGGATGAAGATCAGTAA
- the iscR gene encoding Fe-S cluster assembly transcriptional regulator IscR — MRLTTKGRYAVTAMLDLALHSGNGPVSLSDISARQGISLSYLEQLFAKLRKSELVKSVRGPGGGYCLGGHESQIYIAQIVDAVNESIDTTKCKQKGDCQNGEKCLTHHLWSDLSLQIHEFLSGISLGDLMKKRDVQAISNRQNLTHGNIIPTGS, encoded by the coding sequence ATGAGATTAACAACGAAAGGACGATATGCTGTAACAGCTATGCTGGATTTGGCACTACATTCTGGTAATGGTCCTGTTAGTCTCTCTGATATTTCAGCGCGACAAGGTATTTCGTTATCCTATCTTGAGCAGCTATTCGCAAAGCTCCGAAAGTCTGAGTTGGTCAAAAGTGTAAGAGGGCCTGGCGGTGGTTACTGCTTAGGCGGGCATGAGTCTCAAATTTATATTGCGCAGATTGTTGATGCGGTCAATGAATCAATTGATACCACTAAATGCAAACAAAAGGGTGACTGCCAAAACGGTGAGAAGTGCCTCACTCATCACTTGTGGTCCGATTTGAGTCTGCAAATACATGAATTTTTAAGTGGTATTAGCTTAGGCGACTTAATGAAAAAAAGAGATGTGCAAGCTATCTCTAACCGTCAGAATTTAACGCATGGCAATATTATTCCTACGGGATCATAA
- the rlmN gene encoding 23S rRNA (adenine(2503)-C(2))-methyltransferase RlmN, giving the protein MSTIKKVNLLGLTRSKMEQFFADIGEKPFRAKQVMQWIHQYGVSDFDQMTNISKVLRSKLADIAEITVPKVTYQDISSDGTRKWVMEMEGGSSIETVLIPDGNRGTLCVSSQIGCALDCSFCSTGKQGFNRNLSAAEIIGQVWVAVKSFEDIDPEKDRPVTNVVMMGMGEPLLNFDNVIDAMDMMMDDFAYSISKRRLTLSTAGVVPAIRKLTGLTDASIAISLHAPNDELRDQLVPINQKYPISELLEAVQGYLNSLSDKRKATIEYTLIEGVNDQLELAHELVDLLKDLPCKINLIPFNPFPQSDYTKPSGNAVRRFQDVLVEGGYVTTVRSTRGDDIDAACGQLVGKVADRTRRSEKYIPLKEHSG; this is encoded by the coding sequence ATGAGCACAATCAAAAAAGTAAATTTGCTTGGTCTAACGCGTTCCAAAATGGAACAATTTTTCGCTGATATTGGTGAAAAACCATTTAGAGCGAAGCAGGTTATGCAATGGATACATCAGTATGGTGTGTCAGATTTTGATCAAATGACCAACATTAGTAAGGTGTTACGTTCCAAATTGGCTGATATTGCAGAAATAACGGTTCCGAAAGTGACTTATCAAGATATTTCATCTGATGGCACCCGTAAATGGGTGATGGAGATGGAAGGCGGAAGTAGCATCGAGACGGTTCTTATTCCCGATGGAAATAGAGGCACCTTGTGTGTTTCTTCCCAAATCGGGTGTGCGTTAGATTGCAGTTTTTGCTCTACCGGTAAACAAGGCTTTAACCGCAATCTTTCTGCGGCTGAAATCATTGGTCAGGTGTGGGTAGCTGTAAAGTCATTTGAAGATATTGATCCTGAAAAAGACCGTCCTGTTACCAACGTGGTAATGATGGGGATGGGTGAACCATTGCTTAACTTTGATAATGTTATTGATGCAATGGATATGATGATGGATGATTTCGCTTATAGTATTTCTAAGCGACGACTGACATTAAGTACGGCGGGTGTAGTGCCTGCCATTAGAAAACTAACGGGCTTAACAGATGCGTCAATTGCCATCTCGTTACATGCACCTAATGATGAATTACGTGATCAACTGGTGCCTATCAACCAGAAGTACCCCATCAGTGAATTACTAGAGGCTGTTCAGGGTTACTTAAACTCATTGTCTGATAAGCGTAAAGCAACGATTGAGTATACGCTGATAGAGGGCGTAAATGATCAGCTTGAGTTGGCGCATGAATTGGTTGATTTGTTAAAAGATTTGCCTTGTAAAATAAACCTTATACCGTTTAACCCTTTCCCGCAAAGCGATTACACAAAGCCATCAGGGAATGCAGTGCGTAGATTTCAGGATGTGTTGGTTGAAGGTGGCTACGTTACCACTGTACGCTCTACTCGTGGGGATGATATAGACGCTGCTTGTGGGCAGTTGGTGGGTAAGGTTGCAGACCGTACTCGAAGAAGTGAAAAGTATATTCCACTTAAAGAACACTCGGGTTAA
- the pilW gene encoding type IV pilus biogenesis/stability protein PilW — MKFYFIGFLVFILSGCVTTTDSAFSRKADEGKAVQNYIQLGLAYIQRDDFEKARANIGRALEIDSDSSEAYAALGLLYQQQAENELAEEHFKKAIKLDAKNTRGRTFYASFLYRVERYSEALEQFELAGTDTDYPRRSVIFINVAQCYLKLDQSDQAVKAYEKALSLDRNQAQALIGITQLLVQKGEYLKGQQYYNRMVNVIRSSGMTHSAKSLWLGIELARHFNDRGQESSYALLLKKLYPESQEYKQYRALK; from the coding sequence ATGAAGTTTTATTTTATTGGTTTTTTAGTGTTTATTCTTTCTGGTTGTGTCACTACAACGGATAGTGCATTTTCACGAAAAGCTGATGAGGGCAAAGCTGTACAGAATTATATTCAGTTGGGCTTAGCCTATATTCAGAGAGATGATTTCGAAAAAGCCAGAGCAAATATTGGACGAGCACTTGAAATAGACTCCGACAGTTCTGAGGCTTATGCCGCACTAGGTTTACTGTATCAGCAGCAAGCAGAAAATGAACTTGCGGAAGAACACTTTAAAAAAGCGATTAAGTTAGACGCAAAGAATACAAGAGGTCGTACATTTTATGCCTCTTTTTTATATCGAGTAGAAAGGTACAGTGAGGCACTTGAACAGTTTGAGCTTGCGGGTACTGATACAGATTACCCAAGAAGATCGGTTATTTTCATTAATGTAGCCCAATGTTACCTTAAGTTAGATCAGAGCGATCAAGCCGTAAAGGCGTATGAAAAAGCGCTATCACTAGACCGCAACCAAGCTCAAGCGCTGATCGGTATTACGCAATTACTGGTTCAAAAGGGTGAATACCTTAAAGGTCAGCAGTATTACAACCGAATGGTCAATGTTATTCGGAGTAGCGGCATGACACATTCAGCTAAAAGCTTATGGTTGGGTATTGAGCTTGCGCGTCATTTTAATGATCGCGGCCAAGAATCAAGTTATGCGTTGTTATTAAAGAAGCTTTATCCTGAATCTCAAGAATACAAACAATATAGAGCTCTGAAATAA
- the ndk gene encoding nucleoside-diphosphate kinase yields MAIERTFSIVKPDAVAKNVIGKIYSRFEEAGLKIVASKMLHLSQEKAEGFYAEHKERPFFADLVAFMTSGPVMVQVLEGENAVLANRDLMGATNPKEAAEGTIRRDFADSIDANAVHGSDALASAEREIAYFFSDDEICPRS; encoded by the coding sequence ATGGCGATCGAACGTACTTTTTCAATTGTTAAGCCTGATGCTGTTGCTAAAAATGTTATCGGTAAAATCTACAGCCGTTTTGAAGAAGCAGGTTTAAAAATTGTTGCTTCTAAAATGTTGCACCTTTCTCAAGAAAAAGCAGAAGGCTTTTACGCTGAACATAAAGAGCGTCCTTTCTTTGCTGATCTTGTTGCGTTTATGACGTCTGGTCCTGTTATGGTTCAGGTTCTAGAAGGCGAAAATGCTGTTCTAGCTAACCGAGATCTTATGGGTGCGACTAACCCTAAAGAAGCAGCTGAAGGCACTATCCGTCGTGACTTCGCAGATTCAATTGATGCGAATGCAGTTCACGGTTCAGATGCACTAGCGTCTGCAGAGCGTGAAATTGCTTACTTCTTCTCTGATGATGAAATTTGCCCAAGAAGCTAA
- the ispG gene encoding flavodoxin-dependent (E)-4-hydroxy-3-methylbut-2-enyl-diphosphate synthase: MKFESPITRRKSRQIWVGNVPVGGDAPIAVQSMTNTDTLDVAATVKQVTQLQEAGADIVRVSVPTLDAAETFAKIRQEVNVPLVADIHFDYKIALKVAELGVDCLRINPGNIGREDRIRAVISAARDSGVPIRIGVNAGSLEKDLQKKYGEPTPDALVESAMRHIDILDRYDFQDYKISLKASDVFMTVAAYRKIASQIEQPLHLGITEAGGFRSGTVKSAVGLGMLLMDGIGDTIRVSLAADPVQEIKVGFDILKSLKLRAKGINFIACPSCSRQNFDVVQTMNDLEARLDDVTTPLDVAIIGCIVNGPGEAKEVDIGLTGGSPANLLYVDGVPDHKLQNESLVDNLERTIRAKIALKEASDATQQSDRIIVKG; this comes from the coding sequence ATGAAGTTTGAATCTCCTATAACGCGCCGCAAGTCAAGGCAGATCTGGGTTGGAAATGTCCCTGTTGGTGGTGATGCGCCTATTGCTGTTCAAAGCATGACAAACACAGATACGCTAGATGTTGCTGCAACGGTTAAGCAGGTTACACAGTTGCAAGAAGCTGGGGCTGATATTGTACGAGTCTCAGTACCAACCCTAGATGCGGCTGAAACATTTGCGAAAATTCGCCAAGAAGTGAATGTTCCATTGGTTGCTGATATCCATTTTGATTACAAAATTGCACTTAAAGTGGCAGAGCTAGGTGTTGATTGTTTGAGAATCAACCCTGGTAATATTGGTCGTGAAGACCGTATTAGAGCTGTTATCAGTGCCGCTCGTGATAGTGGCGTACCAATACGAATCGGTGTTAATGCCGGGTCATTAGAAAAAGACCTGCAAAAGAAGTATGGTGAACCCACTCCTGATGCGCTTGTTGAATCAGCGATGCGCCATATTGATATCTTGGATCGATATGACTTTCAGGATTATAAAATCAGCCTTAAAGCATCTGATGTATTTATGACGGTTGCAGCTTACCGCAAGATTGCCAGCCAAATAGAGCAGCCTTTGCATCTTGGTATAACAGAGGCAGGTGGTTTTAGGTCGGGGACTGTTAAGTCAGCTGTTGGTTTAGGCATGTTGTTAATGGACGGTATTGGTGACACGATTCGTGTTTCGTTAGCGGCAGATCCGGTACAAGAAATTAAAGTCGGATTTGATATTCTTAAAAGCCTTAAGCTAAGAGCAAAAGGAATTAACTTTATTGCGTGCCCGAGTTGCTCTAGACAAAATTTTGATGTGGTTCAGACTATGAACGACCTTGAAGCTAGGCTTGATGATGTTACAACGCCTTTAGATGTTGCAATTATAGGGTGTATCGTAAATGGTCCTGGTGAAGCTAAAGAAGTTGATATCGGCCTTACAGGTGGTTCGCCTGCGAACTTACTTTATGTCGATGGTGTTCCTGATCACAAGTTACAAAACGAAAGCTTAGTTGATAATCTTGAGAGAACGATAAGAGCAAAGATTGCCCTTAAAGAGGCATCAGATGCCACTCAGCAGTCAGATCGAATTATTGTAAAAGGCTGA
- a CDS encoding RodZ domain-containing protein, producing MSEQTQEQQQMAQASGLGHSLRSGREAKGYTVERVADELHLRPSIVVAMEEENYKVLPSDIFLKGYIRSYARLVNLSEAVVIQQLEAHIGRKAEIEANTKQSNGKAKRNKRSKYVVILLLLIAASGTIVYFFSDKMMSDTAISETPTSATNVNVHRDVASEDVSDNVIQEVPPLLEVDVNAIELNKTAEVTDAVDDNSNEAPTAGAIESASEGVEIESETVEIESETVEKVSPVNIPKSIAADDNALDASEPDVMVEPNNIEVLEVNNNQESSPEVVLDTGTLNVKFTGDCWFTLKNGNGKTVIADLKKAGEEVNYTGGLPFSVVIGAVSEATVLFNDKVIDFSTVRVRNNRASLELTH from the coding sequence ATGAGTGAACAAACACAGGAACAGCAACAGATGGCTCAGGCCTCTGGTTTAGGTCATTCTCTCAGAAGCGGGAGAGAGGCTAAAGGCTATACAGTCGAGCGTGTTGCGGATGAGCTTCATCTAAGGCCTTCTATTGTTGTCGCAATGGAAGAAGAGAACTACAAAGTATTGCCCAGTGATATTTTTCTAAAAGGCTATATACGAAGTTATGCCAGACTGGTTAATTTGAGTGAAGCTGTAGTGATTCAGCAGCTCGAAGCGCACATAGGGCGAAAAGCTGAAATTGAGGCCAACACCAAACAGTCAAATGGCAAAGCAAAGAGAAATAAACGCTCTAAATATGTTGTCATATTGCTTCTTCTTATTGCGGCGTCAGGTACGATAGTGTATTTCTTCAGCGATAAAATGATGAGTGATACTGCTATTTCCGAGACGCCAACATCGGCTACTAATGTCAACGTTCATCGTGACGTTGCATCTGAAGATGTTTCTGACAATGTTATTCAAGAAGTGCCACCTTTGTTAGAAGTGGACGTTAACGCTATTGAATTGAATAAGACTGCTGAAGTAACTGATGCAGTTGATGATAATAGTAATGAAGCCCCTACAGCTGGAGCGATCGAGTCAGCATCTGAAGGGGTCGAGATAGAGTCTGAAACGGTCGAGATAGAGTCTGAAACGGTCGAAAAAGTTTCGCCAGTTAATATACCTAAATCAATCGCAGCGGATGATAACGCGCTGGATGCTAGCGAACCAGACGTAATGGTAGAGCCGAATAACATAGAGGTTCTTGAAGTAAATAATAATCAAGAGTCTTCACCTGAGGTCGTGTTAGATACTGGCACGCTTAATGTGAAATTTACCGGTGATTGCTGGTTCACGCTTAAAAATGGCAACGGTAAGACCGTTATCGCAGACCTCAAAAAAGCTGGTGAAGAAGTTAACTATACGGGCGGTTTACCGTTTAGTGTGGTCATAGGTGCTGTTAGTGAAGCGACAGTGCTGTTTAATGATAAGGTCATCGATTTTTCAACCGTTAGGGTTAGAAATAATCGCGCTTCACTTGAATTAACTCATTAA
- the hisS gene encoding histidine--tRNA ligase yields the protein MAKIQAIRGMNDILPEQTPKWQYLEDTVRRVLQSYGYSEIRMPIVEQTELFKRSIGEVTDIVEKEMYTFEDRNGDSLTLRPEGTACCVRAAEQHGLLFNQTQKLWYCGPMFRHERPQKGRYRQFNQIGVECFGMQGPDIDAEMIIMTARFWKALGLLDNVTLQINSLGTSEARKAYKAALVGYLSGHLDALDDDSKRRLESNPLRILDSKNQDTQRVLDNAPDFADYIDAESKEHFETLLSLLDANGVSYEVNSRLVRGLDYYSKTVFEWVTQDLGAQGTVCAGGRYDGLVEQLGGKPTPGVGFAMGVERLILMLESLDKIPAEVNNSADVFIVSVGEGTQVEAFKLAEILRNEFQSLRVVTHCGGGSFKSQMKKADKSGAPVALIIGENEIKNKTVVVKPLRDLSQGAEESNNRQQIEAPIVDLLDIIEDYLV from the coding sequence TTGGCTAAGATTCAGGCTATTCGCGGGATGAACGATATCCTGCCAGAACAAACGCCTAAATGGCAGTATTTGGAAGACACTGTTCGTAGAGTGCTTCAGTCTTACGGCTACAGTGAAATCAGAATGCCGATTGTTGAGCAAACTGAGTTGTTCAAACGGTCAATTGGTGAAGTGACTGATATCGTTGAAAAAGAAATGTACACCTTTGAAGATCGTAATGGCGATAGCTTAACCTTACGCCCTGAAGGTACTGCATGTTGCGTAAGAGCGGCAGAGCAGCACGGTCTTTTGTTTAATCAAACGCAAAAGCTTTGGTACTGTGGGCCGATGTTCAGACATGAGCGTCCGCAAAAAGGGCGTTATCGCCAGTTTAACCAAATTGGTGTTGAGTGTTTTGGTATGCAAGGCCCCGATATCGATGCTGAAATGATTATTATGACAGCTCGGTTTTGGAAAGCATTAGGCCTTTTGGATAATGTTACATTGCAGATCAACTCATTGGGTACCAGTGAGGCACGAAAAGCATATAAAGCAGCACTTGTTGGTTATTTGAGTGGTCATCTCGATGCGTTAGATGATGACAGTAAAAGACGCCTCGAGTCGAATCCGTTGCGTATTCTTGATAGTAAAAATCAAGATACTCAGCGTGTACTTGATAATGCTCCAGACTTTGCTGATTATATCGATGCCGAATCAAAAGAGCACTTTGAAACCTTATTAAGCTTACTTGATGCTAATGGCGTATCGTATGAGGTGAATAGTCGATTGGTACGTGGATTAGACTATTACAGTAAAACTGTTTTTGAATGGGTTACCCAAGACTTGGGGGCGCAAGGTACCGTATGTGCGGGTGGCCGATATGATGGATTAGTAGAGCAGTTGGGAGGCAAACCAACTCCGGGTGTGGGCTTTGCTATGGGCGTTGAAAGGCTCATACTGATGCTCGAAAGTTTAGATAAAATACCGGCGGAAGTTAACAATTCAGCTGATGTATTTATCGTTTCAGTGGGAGAGGGAACGCAAGTAGAGGCGTTTAAGTTAGCTGAAATATTACGCAATGAATTTCAATCGCTAAGAGTAGTCACTCATTGTGGTGGTGGTAGTTTTAAAAGCCAAATGAAAAAAGCGGACAAGAGCGGTGCACCTGTAGCGCTTATTATTGGCGAAAATGAAATTAAAAATAAAACAGTTGTTGTAAAACCTTTAAGAGATCTTTCACAAGGGGCTGAAGAGTCAAATAATAGACAACAGATCGAAGCACCGATTGTCGATCTTTTAGATATTATTGAAGACTATCTAGTCTAG